The Armatimonas rosea genome includes a window with the following:
- a CDS encoding Gfo/Idh/MocA family protein has translation MMDRRGFLKGVAAAGTFSIVPASALGRGGRLAPSNRITLGCIGVGGQGNSNLDAFLNEADCQVVAVCDVDKDHLRDTKNKVDRRYNNTSCAAYGDFRELIARKDIDAISLCTPDHWHAVPAILAAQSGKDIFGEKPISHCLMEGRQMADAVKKHGRIWQTGSWQRSVNNFRVACELVRNGRLGKVVRIEVGLPTGSPCGPVQFKDAPPALDYDFWVGPSRMLPYCDQRTHWNWRWQLDFGGGQMMDWIGHHADIAHWGMDWDTTGPLTIEGTGNYPDKGIWDAATTYHFICQYAGGVELHVANGGNAGIRGGTKWIGENGSWIWVDRGGLDASPKSLLSEVVGPDENQLFRSPGHHRNFLDCVKSRKQTLTPAETAHRSASVGHLGQIAMRTGRKLKWNPVTEQFADDPMATRLLTTPMRAPWHT, from the coding sequence ATGATGGACCGTCGTGGATTTCTCAAAGGGGTCGCCGCCGCAGGGACCTTTAGTATTGTCCCCGCCAGCGCACTGGGGCGCGGGGGCAGGCTCGCTCCCAGCAACCGCATCACGCTGGGGTGTATCGGGGTGGGAGGGCAGGGCAACTCGAACCTGGATGCCTTCCTCAACGAGGCCGACTGCCAGGTGGTGGCGGTCTGTGATGTCGATAAAGACCACCTGCGCGATACCAAGAACAAAGTAGATCGCCGCTACAACAACACCAGCTGCGCCGCCTACGGTGATTTTCGCGAGCTGATCGCCCGGAAAGATATCGACGCCATCTCGCTCTGCACGCCCGACCACTGGCACGCTGTCCCCGCGATCCTGGCCGCGCAGTCGGGGAAGGATATCTTTGGCGAGAAACCCATCTCCCACTGCCTCATGGAGGGCCGCCAGATGGCCGATGCGGTCAAGAAGCACGGGCGCATCTGGCAGACGGGAAGCTGGCAGCGGTCCGTGAACAACTTCCGGGTGGCCTGTGAGCTCGTGCGTAACGGGCGCCTGGGCAAGGTGGTTCGGATTGAGGTCGGCCTGCCGACTGGGAGCCCCTGTGGCCCCGTGCAGTTCAAAGACGCCCCCCCCGCTCTCGACTACGATTTTTGGGTAGGACCGTCGCGCATGCTGCCCTACTGCGACCAGCGCACCCACTGGAACTGGCGCTGGCAGCTCGACTTTGGCGGCGGTCAGATGATGGACTGGATCGGGCACCACGCCGATATCGCCCACTGGGGGATGGACTGGGACACGACCGGCCCGCTCACCATCGAGGGCACCGGAAACTACCCCGACAAGGGAATCTGGGACGCGGCGACGACCTACCACTTTATCTGCCAGTACGCCGGTGGAGTGGAGCTGCATGTCGCCAACGGCGGCAACGCGGGGATTCGTGGCGGCACCAAGTGGATCGGGGAGAACGGCAGCTGGATCTGGGTGGACCGTGGTGGCCTCGATGCCAGCCCCAAGAGCCTGCTCAGTGAGGTGGTCGGCCCGGACGAGAACCAGCTCTTCCGCAGCCCTGGGCACCACCGCAACTTCCTGGACTGTGTCAAGTCCCGCAAGCAGACCCTCACCCCCGCCGAGACCGCCCACCGCTCCGCGTCCGTGGGACACCTGGGGCAGATCGCGATGCGCACGGGCCGCAAGCTCAAGTGGAACCCCGTGACCGAGCAGTTCGCCGACGATCCCATGGCGACTCGCCTGCTGACAACTCCGATGCGCGCTCCGTGGCATACGTAA
- a CDS encoding Gfo/Idh/MocA family protein, with product MSQNRREFLVGAAALGMGMTFAEKALAKQGGRVKFACIGVGGKGDSDTADAARFGDVVAICDVDENTVAKALKKYPNAKPFTDWRKCLKAMAKEVDAVTVTVPDHMHGIIAANAMRLGKHTFCQKPLCRTIYEARRLAEIAVEMNVQTQMGNQGTADSKLRKQAMQVRAGMIGKVSEIHVWSNRPIWPQGIARPTNVATPPSTLNWDTWLGVAPVRPYVPGAYHTFNWRGWWDFGSGAQGDMGCHTLNMPFMALDLRDPISIQSETAPNNGDSFPAWSITTFMFAATSTRGPIKLVWYDGNKQPPMDILMDVVDEDWKLQSSGSLLIGDKGKIYVPGDYGSGGRVVGGVDLSNVGFEESPGHFAELVRAIKEGKPAMSNFPGYAGPLAEMVLAGNLGVRAGGKKVEWDARKMKATNMPELDAYIKPKYRKGYDLI from the coding sequence ATGTCTCAAAATAGACGAGAATTTTTGGTAGGAGCGGCGGCGCTCGGGATGGGAATGACCTTTGCGGAGAAGGCGCTCGCAAAGCAGGGTGGCCGGGTCAAGTTTGCCTGTATCGGGGTTGGTGGTAAGGGCGATAGTGACACCGCCGATGCGGCGCGCTTTGGCGATGTCGTGGCGATCTGTGATGTCGATGAGAACACGGTCGCGAAGGCACTTAAGAAGTACCCCAATGCCAAGCCCTTTACCGACTGGCGCAAGTGTCTGAAGGCGATGGCCAAGGAAGTGGATGCGGTGACAGTGACCGTTCCCGACCACATGCACGGCATTATCGCCGCCAATGCCATGCGGCTGGGCAAGCACACGTTCTGCCAGAAGCCGCTCTGCCGCACGATCTACGAGGCCCGCCGCCTGGCCGAGATCGCGGTGGAGATGAATGTCCAGACCCAGATGGGCAACCAAGGAACGGCAGACTCCAAGCTCCGCAAGCAGGCCATGCAGGTCCGCGCGGGGATGATCGGTAAGGTCAGCGAGATCCATGTCTGGAGCAACCGCCCGATCTGGCCCCAGGGAATCGCACGACCTACCAATGTCGCGACCCCGCCCTCGACCCTGAACTGGGACACCTGGCTGGGTGTCGCACCGGTTCGCCCCTATGTTCCTGGTGCCTACCACACCTTCAACTGGCGCGGCTGGTGGGACTTTGGCTCGGGCGCACAGGGCGACATGGGCTGCCACACGCTCAACATGCCCTTCATGGCGCTCGACCTGCGCGACCCGATCTCGATCCAGTCCGAGACTGCGCCCAACAACGGGGACTCGTTCCCCGCGTGGTCGATCACGACCTTTATGTTCGCCGCGACCTCGACCCGTGGCCCGATCAAGCTGGTCTGGTACGACGGCAACAAGCAGCCCCCGATGGACATCCTCATGGACGTGGTCGATGAGGACTGGAAGCTCCAGAGCTCCGGCTCGCTCCTGATCGGCGACAAGGGCAAGATCTATGTCCCCGGCGACTACGGCTCGGGTGGCCGTGTGGTCGGTGGTGTGGACCTCTCCAATGTCGGCTTTGAGGAGTCTCCAGGCCACTTCGCCGAGCTGGTGCGCGCCATCAAGGAAGGCAAGCCCGCCATGAGCAACTTCCCCGGCTACGCCGGTCCGCTCGCGGAGATGGTGCTTGCGGGGAACCTTGGCGTCCGCGCGGGTGGCAAGAAAGTCGAGTGGGACGCCCGCAAGATGAAGGCTACCAACATGCCGGAGCTGGATGCCTACATCAAGCCCAAGTACCGCAAGGGCTACGACTTGATCTAG